One genomic region from Gossypium hirsutum isolate 1008001.06 chromosome D13, Gossypium_hirsutum_v2.1, whole genome shotgun sequence encodes:
- the LOC107920641 gene encoding cell division protein FtsZ homolog 1, chloroplastic, with product MATLQVTSPKELISITASSSLFSSRLRSSSKISLKKSFLRTRHRFGGIACSFAPMETAKIKVVGVGGGGNNAVNRMIGSGLQGVDFYAINTDSQALLQSAAENPLQIGELLTRGLGTGGNPLLGEQAAEESRDAIANALKGSDLVFITAGMGGGTGSGAAPVVAQIAKEAGYLTVGVVTYPFSFEGRKRTVQALEAIEKLQKNVDTLIVIPNDRLLDIADEQTPLQDAFLLADDVLRQGVQGISDIITIPGLVNVDFADVKAVMKDSGTAMLGVGVSSSKNRAEEAAEQATLAPLIGSSIQSATGVVYNITGGKDITLQEVNRVSQVVTSLADPSANIIFGAVVDDRYNGEIHVTIIATGFSQSFQKTLLTDPKAAKQNDKVAGGQERKGIPLPLKPSSPSTVPSGSSQRRLFF from the exons ATGGCAACACTTCAAGTAACAAGCCCAAAGGAATTGATATCAATAACcgcttcttcttctttgttttcttcaAGACTACGTTCTTCTTCAAAAATTTCATTGAAGAAAAGCTTTTTGAGGACGCGTCACCGTTTTGGAGGGATAGCCTGTTCATTTGCTCCAATGGAAACTGCCAAGATAAAGGTGGTCGGTGTTGGTGGAGGTGGTAACAATGCTGTTAATCGAATGATTGGTAGCGGTTTACAG GGTGTTGATTTCTATGCAATAAACACAGATTCTCAAGCACTATTACAGTCTGCTGCCGAGAACCCACTTCAGATTGGAGAGCTTTTGACTCGTGGACTAG GCACCGGTGGAAATCCACTTTTGGGTGAACAAGCTGCTGAGGAATCTAGAGATGCCATTGCAAATGCTCTTAAGGGCTCAGATCTTGTCTTCATAACTGCTGGCATGGGCGGAGGCACTGGGTCTGGTGCTGCTCCAGTTGTTGCTCAGATAGCCAAGGAGGCTGGTTATTTGACTGTTGGTGTGGTAACCTATCCCTTCAGCTTTGAGGGACGCAAACGAACTGTGCAG GCACTGGAGGCTATTGAAAAGTTGCAAAAGAATGTTGATACTCTCATAGTGATTCCCAATGACCGTCTGCTTGATATTGCAGATGAGCAGACACCTCTCCAAGATGCTTTTCTTCTTGCTGATGATGTTCTGCGCCAAGGTGTACAAGGAATTTCAGATATAATCACG ATACCTGGATTGGTGAATGTGGATTTTGCAGATGTTAAGGCAGTCATGAAAGATTCTGGAACTGCGATGCTTGGGGTAGGAGTTTCATCTAGCAAAAACCGTGCAGAAGAAGCGGCAGAGCAAGCAACTTTGGCTCCTCTAATTGGATCATCAATTCAGTCTGCTACTGGTGTGGTATATAATATTACTGGAGGAAAAGATATAACCTTGCAGGAAGTTAATAGAGTATCACAG GTTGTGACTAGTTTGGCTGATCCTTCGGCTAACATCATATTTGGTGCTGTTGTCGATGACCGATACAATGGGGAGATCCATGTGACTATTATTGCTACAGGCTTCTCACAGTCATTTCAGAAGACATTATTAACTGACCCCAAGGCTGCAAAACAGAATGACAAAGTTGCAGGGGGACAAGAAAGAAAGGGGATACCCTTACCCCTCAAACCATCTTCCCCTTCAACTGTTCCGTCCGGATCATCTCAACGAAGGCTATTCTTTTAA